In Naumovozyma castellii chromosome 1, complete genome, one DNA window encodes the following:
- the IDP1 gene encoding isocitrate dehydrogenase (NADP(+)) IDP1 (ancestral locus Anc_4.254) translates to MQFTRLFSSTTARSLAKIKVKTPIVEMDGDEMTRIIWSQIKTKLIKPYLDVPLEYYDLSIENRDATKDQVTVDSANATLKHGVAVKCATITPDEQRVKEFNLQKMWKSPNGTIRNILGGTVFREPIVIPNIPRLVPGWEKPIIIGRHAHADQYKATDCLIPGPGKLHLKWTPENGTAGDAIDLQVYDYQGSGVALAMYNTDESIRGFAHSSFKLALTKKLNLFLSTKNTILKKYDGRFKDIFQEIFDMEYKTKFANLGISYEHRLIDDMVAQMIKSKGGFIMALKNYDGDVQSDIVAQGFGSLGLMTSILVTPDGKTFESEAAHGTVTRHYRKFQKGEETSTNSIASIFAWSRGLAKRGELDGTPDVVRFANLLEAATLNTVQQDGIMTKDLALAQGKTDRSSYVTTDEFIDAVEKRLQMEIKSID, encoded by the coding sequence ATGCAATTCACTAGACTGTTCTCCTCTACGACGGCAAGATCTCTTGCCAAGATCAAAGTCAAGACCCCCATCGTCGAGATGGACGGTGATGAAATGACTCGTATAATTTGGTCCCAGATCAAGACTAAACTAATCAAGCCATATCTAGATGTTCCTTTGGAATACTATGATTTATCCATTGAAAACCGTGACGCCACGAAGGATCAAGTCACAGTGGATTCCGCTAATGCTACTTTAAAACATGGTGTTGCAGTCAAATGTGCCACTATTACACCTGATGAACAACGTGTGAAGGAATTTAACTTGCAAAAGATGTGGAAATCTCCAAATGGGACCATTAGAAATATATTGGGTGGTACTGTTTTTAGAGAACCAATCGtcattccaaatattccTCGTTTGGTTCCTGGTTGGGAAAAACCTATCATTATTGGGAGACATGCGCATGCGGATCAATATAAGGCTACCGATTGTTTGATTCCAGGTCCAGGGAAACTACATTTGAAATGGACTCCTGAAAATGGGACCGCTGGAGACGCCATTGATTTACAAGTTTATGATTATCAAGGATCTGGTGTCGCTTTAGCTATGTACAATACAGATGAATCTATCAGAGGATTTGCTCACTCATCCTTCAAATTAGCTTTAACTAAGAAATTAAACTTATTCTTATCCACTAAGAATACtatcttgaagaaatatgatgGTAGATTTAAggatattttccaagaaatttttgataTGGAATATAAGACTAAATTTGCTAATTTGGGAATCTCTTATGAACATCGTTTGATTGATGATATGGTTGCACAAATGATCAAGTCTAAGGGTGGTTTTATCATggctttgaaaaattacgATGGTGATGTTCAATCCGATATTGTCGCTCAAGGGTTTGGTTCTCTTGGATTAATGACCTCTATCTTAGTGACCCCTGATGGGAAGACATTTGAAAGTGAAGCTGCTCATGGTACCGTGACAAGACATTATAGAAAGTTCCAAAAGGGCGAAGAGAcatcaacaaattcaattgcTTCCATTTTTGCATGGTCAAGAGGGTTAGCTAAGAGAGGTGAATTAGATGGAACTCCAGATGTGGTTAGATTCGCCAATTTGTTGGAAGCTGCTACATTAAATACCGTTCAACAAGATGGAATAATGACAAAGGATTTGGCTTTAGCTCAAGGTAAGACTGATAGATCTTCATATGTTACTACTGATGAATTTATCGATGCTGTTGAGAAAAGACTACAAATGGAAATTAAATCCATTGATTAA
- the RXT3 gene encoding Rxt3p (ancestral locus Anc_4.271) produces the protein MTAVTEPPRETLDPNQAYRETQSHIYSLQETILDSTKKAKESKTESPNEGHSSPKQETTTPDIEPKQTTVNSLPILNLNEELHHGQAPSFLGSLEYNSHKVGNFNNSKTSSEVFQPPYVILSEEHFLSHMPRPFIPEFGIDKAYSLLKIHIRYEQLQNAYNNISAPRTTNNELWGCDIYTDDSDPILALRHCGFQIDPKLTQGKVRTPGNLQNTDNVHGGLPTEDGAVFDLDLTIILLQNLQYYPSTSRFGLSSRKWGSLPTESENCSPHDGLSFGIYEIAIVKRN, from the coding sequence ATGACCGCTGTTACTGAACCACCTAGAGAAACGCTTGACCCGAACCAGGCATATAGAGAGACTCAATCTCACATATATAGTCTTCAGGAGACAATACTGGATTCAACCAAAAAGGCTAAGGAATCCAAGACAGAATCACCGAATGAGGGTCACAGCTCACCTAAACAAGAAACTACAACTCCAGATATTGAACCTAAGCAAACAACAGTGAACTCCTTGCCCATTTTAAACCTAAATGAGGAGTTGCACCATGGTCAGGCACCATCGTTTCTTGGGTCCCTGGAGTATAATAGTCATAAAGTTGGAAACTTCAATAATTCGAAAACATCCTCGGAAGTATTCCAGCCTCCCTATGTTATCTTATCAGAGGAACATTTTTTATCACACATGCCAAGGCCATTCATTCCCGAATTCGGCATCGACAAAGCTTACTCTTTGTTGAAGATACATATACGATATGAACAATTACAGAACgcatataataatatatcGGCTCCAAGAACGACCAATAACGAACTCTGGGGCTGTGATATATATACCGATGACTCAGATCCAATATTGGCGTTAAGGCATTGCGGGTTCCAAATAGACCCAAAATTAACGCAAGGTAAGGTAAGAACCCCTGGGAATTTACAGAATACAGATAATGTTCATGGTGGTCTACCAACTGAAGACGGGGCTGTGTTTGATTTGGACCTTACtataattttattacaaaatttACAGTATTATCCCTCTACCAGCAGATTTGGACTTTCTTCGAGAAAATGGGGATCTCTACCTACTGAATCTGAGAATTGTTCTCCTCATGATGGACTTTCGTTTGGGATCTACGAGATTGCTATTGTTAAGCGCAATTAG
- the RPL31A gene encoding 60S ribosomal protein eL31 (ancestral locus Anc_4.270), protein MAGLKDVVTREYTINMHKRLHGVSFKKRAPRAVKEIKKFAKLHMGTEDVRLAPELNQAIWKRGIKGVEYRLRLRISRKRNEEEDAKNPLFSYVEPVFVASAKGLQTVVVEEEA, encoded by the exons ATGGCCGGTTTGAAAGACGTTGTCACTCGTGAATACACTATCAACATGCACAAGAGA TTGCATGGTGTTTCCTTCAAGAAGAGAGCTCCAAGAGCTGTCAAGGAAATCAAGAAGTTCGCCAAGTTACACATGGGTACTGAAGATGTCCGTTTGGCTCCAGAATTAAACCAAGCTATCTGGAAGAGAGGTATCAAGGGTGTCGAATACAGACTAAGATTGAGAATCTCTAGAAAGAGaaacgaagaagaagatgctAAGAACCCATTATTCTCTTACGTCGAACCAGTTTTCGTTGCCTCTGCTAAGGGTTTGCAAactgttgttgttgaagaagaagcttaa